Proteins from one Thermotoga sp. SG1 genomic window:
- a CDS encoding type Z 30S ribosomal protein S14, with the protein MAKKAMIERWKKPKKYRVREYTRCHICGRPRAVYREFGLCRICFRKLALEGKLPGVRKASW; encoded by the coding sequence ATGGCTAAAAAAGCGATGATAGAAAGATGGAAGAAACCCAAAAAATACAGGGTTCGTGAATACACCAGATGTCACATCTGTGGACGTCCAAGGGCAGTTTATCGAGAATTCGGTCTTTGCAGGATTTGCTTTAGAAAACTTGCTCTGGAAGGAAAGCTCCCTGGTGTTCGGAAGGCAAGCTGGTAA
- the rplP gene encoding 50S ribosomal protein L16 encodes MLMPRRVKYRKQQRGRMKGKAKGGTLVQFGEWGLKALEPAWITAQQIEACRIAMMRVMKRAGKIWIRIFPDKPYTKKPAESRMGKGKGNVEGWVAVVKPGKILFEIAGVDEETAHEALRYAASKLPIATKVVPRHHIGGEAV; translated from the coding sequence ATGTTGATGCCAAGAAGGGTCAAATACAGAAAGCAACAGAGAGGAAGAATGAAAGGAAAGGCAAAGGGAGGAACTCTCGTTCAGTTTGGTGAGTGGGGCCTCAAAGCGCTTGAGCCGGCCTGGATAACGGCCCAGCAAATAGAAGCCTGCAGAATAGCAATGATGAGGGTTATGAAAAGAGCCGGAAAGATCTGGATAAGGATATTCCCCGACAAACCTTACACGAAAAAACCCGCTGAATCCAGAATGGGTAAGGGAAAGGGCAACGTGGAAGGTTGGGTTGCCGTTGTGAAACCCGGAAAGATTCTCTTCGAAATAGCCGGGGTCGACGAAGAAACAGCCCATGAAGCTCTCAGATACGCTGCCAGCAAGTTACCGATAGCTACAAAGGTAGTACCCCGTCACCACATTGGGGGTGAGGCAGTATGA
- the rpsE gene encoding 30S ribosomal protein S5, giving the protein MREIQYEEFEEKIIEIRRTSKVTKGGKNLSFRVVAIVGNKNGKVGLGIGKAREVPEAIRKAIADAKKNVIEVPIINGTIPHEVIGRQDASKVLLRPAAPGTGIIAGGTVRAVVELAGIQNILTKALGSTNPLNLAMATINGLKELLDPRKVAKLRDITVEEVYKGVRREGNA; this is encoded by the coding sequence ATGAGGGAAATCCAATACGAAGAATTTGAGGAAAAGATAATAGAGATCAGAAGAACTTCCAAGGTTACAAAAGGTGGAAAGAATCTCAGTTTCAGGGTGGTTGCTATTGTCGGAAACAAGAACGGTAAAGTTGGTCTTGGAATAGGTAAGGCCCGAGAGGTCCCAGAAGCCATAAGAAAGGCAATAGCTGATGCAAAAAAGAACGTTATAGAAGTTCCCATTATCAACGGTACTATTCCCCACGAAGTGATCGGAAGACAGGATGCTTCCAAAGTCCTTCTGAGACCTGCCGCACCAGGTACAGGTATCATAGCGGGTGGAACAGTCCGAGCAGTTGTTGAGCTTGCCGGGATTCAAAACATTCTCACAAAGGCACTTGGCTCTACAAATCCTTTGAACCTAGCAATGGCCACGATAAACGGATTGAAAGAACTTCTTGATCCAAGAAAGGTAGCAAAACTCAGAGACATCACAGTCGAAGAGGTCTACAAAGGTGTAAGGAGGGAGGGCAATGCCTAA
- the rpmC gene encoding 50S ribosomal protein L29, whose amino-acid sequence MKASELRNYTDEELRSLLEEKKRQLMELRFQLAMGQLKNTSLIKLTKRDIARIKTILRERELGIRR is encoded by the coding sequence ATGAAGGCTTCTGAACTCAGAAATTACACAGACGAAGAACTGAGAAGTCTTCTCGAAGAGAAAAAAAGGCAGTTGATGGAGTTGAGGTTTCAGCTGGCCATGGGGCAACTAAAAAATACATCTCTTATAAAACTGACAAAAAGGGACATCGCACGGATAAAGACCATATTGAGAGAAAGGGAGCTAGGTATAAGGAGGTGA
- the rpsJ gene encoding 30S ribosomal protein S10 — protein MPGQRIRIKLKAYDHELLDGSAKKIVEVAKSTNSKVSGPIPLPTERTLYCVLRSPMKHKDSREHFEKRVHKRLIDIIDPSPKTIDALMRINLPAGVDVEIKL, from the coding sequence ATGCCTGGACAGAGGATAAGGATAAAACTCAAAGCCTATGACCACGAACTGCTAGACGGGTCGGCAAAAAAGATCGTTGAGGTTGCAAAATCAACGAATTCCAAAGTGTCCGGTCCAATTCCTCTCCCAACGGAGCGGACGCTTTACTGTGTGTTGAGATCTCCTATGAAGCACAAAGACTCCAGAGAACATTTTGAGAAGAGAGTACACAAGAGACTCATAGACATTATAGATCCGTCTCCAAAAACCATTGATGCCCTGATGAGGATAAACCTCCCAGCAGGTGTCGACGTTGAGATCAAACTGTAA
- the rplR gene encoding 50S ribosomal protein L18, which produces MIKKESRNERRIRRHRRVRKKVFGTPERPRLCVFRSNKHIYAQIIDDTIGHTLVSASTLDPELREKLQKTWNIEAAKEVGLLIGKRAIEKGIKKVVFDRGGYKYHGRIKALADGAREAGLEF; this is translated from the coding sequence ATGATAAAGAAGGAGTCCAGGAACGAGCGAAGAATCAGAAGACACAGGAGAGTCAGAAAGAAGGTCTTTGGCACTCCCGAAAGACCCAGACTCTGTGTGTTCAGGAGTAACAAGCACATATACGCTCAAATCATAGACGACACGATAGGGCACACCCTTGTTTCCGCCTCAACGCTCGACCCTGAACTCAGGGAAAAACTTCAGAAAACATGGAACATCGAGGCAGCAAAAGAGGTTGGGCTTCTCATAGGAAAAAGAGCCATCGAGAAGGGAATAAAGAAAGTCGTGTTTGACCGGGGAGGATACAAGTATCACGGCAGAATCAAGGCTCTGGCGGATGGTGCCAGAGAAGCCGGACTCGAATTCTAA
- the rplO gene encoding 50S ribosomal protein L15, with protein MRLEDLRPTPGSMKKRKRVGRGPGSGHGKTSGRGHKGQKARGTGKVHPWFEGGQTPLQRRLPKRGFKNINKKVYAVVNVKVLEEKFEANEEVTPEKLLERKIVKDMKDGIKILGDGELTKPLIVKAHAFSKSALEKIESVGGKAEVI; from the coding sequence ATGAGGCTCGAGGATCTGAGGCCAACTCCCGGTTCAATGAAAAAGAGAAAGAGAGTGGGAAGAGGACCGGGCTCTGGTCATGGAAAAACCAGTGGAAGAGGACACAAAGGTCAGAAAGCAAGGGGAACAGGAAAGGTTCATCCTTGGTTTGAAGGAGGGCAGACACCTCTTCAGAGAAGGCTTCCAAAAAGAGGTTTCAAGAATATAAACAAGAAAGTCTACGCTGTTGTGAACGTCAAGGTACTTGAGGAAAAGTTTGAGGCAAACGAAGAAGTTACTCCTGAAAAACTCCTTGAAAGAAAAATCGTAAAGGATATGAAGGATGGAATAAAGATACTCGGAGACGGAGAACTCACCAAACCTCTCATCGTCAAGGCCCACGCCTTCAGCAAGAGTGCACTGGAGAAGATAGAAAGCGTCGGTGGTAAGGCTGAGGTGATATAA
- the rpsQ gene encoding 30S ribosomal protein S17 — protein sequence MPRKRMIGVVVSDKMDKTVVVAVEKHVQHPLYKKYIKRTKKYHAHDEKNECKVGDVVEIEETRPLSRTKRWRVVRIIKRFEPERILKEKEEVQDELEEIEEEVVEEKGGAES from the coding sequence ATGCCCAGGAAACGAATGATAGGTGTAGTTGTGAGCGATAAAATGGATAAAACAGTCGTTGTGGCAGTAGAAAAACACGTGCAGCATCCCCTCTATAAAAAATACATCAAGAGAACCAAAAAATATCACGCTCACGATGAGAAGAACGAATGTAAAGTAGGGGACGTTGTTGAAATAGAAGAAACCAGACCTCTCAGCAGGACCAAGAGATGGAGAGTTGTGAGGATCATAAAGAGGTTTGAACCTGAGAGAATCCTGAAGGAAAAAGAAGAAGTTCAGGACGAACTTGAAGAAATCGAAGAGGAAGTGGTTGAGGAAAAAGGAGGGGCTGAGTCATGA
- the rplN gene encoding 50S ribosomal protein L14: MIQQETYLNVADNSGAKKLRVIRVLGGFHKKYGTVGDIVVCSVRDAIPNSDVKKGDVVRAVIVRTKKEIRRNDGTYIRFDDNAAVLIDKFNAPRGTRIFGPVARELREKGFMKIVSLAPEVW; the protein is encoded by the coding sequence ATGATCCAGCAGGAAACCTATCTCAACGTGGCTGACAACTCCGGGGCCAAAAAACTCAGAGTGATAAGAGTTCTTGGTGGTTTTCATAAGAAGTACGGAACGGTTGGGGACATTGTCGTGTGTTCCGTCAGGGACGCTATTCCCAACTCCGATGTGAAGAAAGGAGACGTAGTAAGGGCAGTCATCGTTCGAACAAAGAAAGAGATCAGAAGAAACGATGGTACCTACATCAGATTCGATGACAACGCTGCCGTTCTGATCGACAAGTTCAATGCCCCAAGGGGAACGAGAATATTCGGACCCGTTGCGAGAGAACTTCGTGAAAAAGGTTTCATGAAAATCGTATCTCTTGCACCAGAAGTTTGGTGA
- the rplC gene encoding 50S ribosomal protein L3: protein MKMIIGRKIGMTRVFIGNEAVPVTVIKAGPCVVVQKKTVETDGYNAVQLGFEKAKKVNKPLAGHFKKFGVEPMRVLREFRVDNPDEYEPGQVIKVDIFEKGEYVDVTGWSKGRGFAGAMKRWGFSGGPKSHGSKFHRELGSVGQHTEPARIWKGKKMPGRYGNERVTVRNLQVVDVDPENDLIAVKGGVPGARGGLVLIRSAKAPKK from the coding sequence ATGAAGATGATAATAGGAAGAAAAATCGGTATGACAAGGGTTTTTATTGGTAATGAAGCGGTCCCGGTTACCGTCATAAAAGCCGGGCCCTGTGTTGTCGTGCAGAAGAAAACGGTTGAAACGGACGGTTACAACGCCGTACAACTTGGATTTGAGAAAGCAAAAAAAGTGAACAAGCCCCTTGCTGGTCACTTCAAAAAATTCGGTGTTGAACCGATGAGAGTACTCAGAGAATTCAGGGTGGACAACCCCGACGAGTACGAACCTGGTCAGGTTATAAAGGTTGATATATTCGAAAAAGGCGAATACGTGGATGTCACTGGTTGGTCCAAAGGAAGAGGATTCGCAGGAGCAATGAAAAGATGGGGGTTCAGTGGAGGTCCAAAAAGCCATGGTTCCAAATTCCATAGAGAACTCGGATCCGTAGGTCAGCACACCGAACCTGCGAGGATATGGAAAGGCAAAAAGATGCCGGGAAGATATGGGAATGAAAGGGTAACTGTTAGAAACCTGCAGGTTGTAGATGTCGATCCAGAAAACGATCTGATAGCGGTCAAAGGTGGTGTCCCTGGAGCGAGGGGCGGGCTCGTTTTGATCAGGAGCGCCAAGGCCCCGAAAAAGTAA
- the rplW gene encoding 50S ribosomal protein L23, whose protein sequence is MKQEKLSLHDVLVRPIITEKALRLREQRKYVFEVNPLANKNQIKEAVEKIFNVKVEKVNVINMKPKPKRRGIFEGKTRSWKKAVVTLKEGYTIKELEGEH, encoded by the coding sequence ATGAAGCAAGAAAAGCTCTCACTGCATGATGTGCTGGTCAGACCCATAATCACAGAAAAGGCTCTCAGACTTCGCGAGCAGAGGAAATATGTCTTTGAGGTGAACCCTCTTGCGAACAAAAACCAGATAAAAGAGGCCGTGGAGAAGATATTCAACGTCAAAGTGGAGAAGGTCAACGTCATCAACATGAAGCCCAAACCGAAGAGAAGGGGAATATTCGAAGGAAAGACCCGCAGTTGGAAGAAAGCGGTGGTAACTCTCAAAGAAGGCTATACCATTAAAGAACTGGAAGGCGAACACTGA
- the rplV gene encoding 50S ribosomal protein L22, protein MKLQIPRNGLKRSLFHKKRKELLDSLPKIEARAVAKYIRISPRKARAVANTIRGKSVEEAFRILAFSPKKAARIIEKVLKSAVANAENNFGLDAANLYVAECYVNDGPRLKRIWPRGRGRADIIKKRMSHITVVVRDRTREEEYRKALEELEKRISSEE, encoded by the coding sequence ATGAAACTCCAGATACCAAGGAACGGTCTGAAGCGTTCTCTTTTCCATAAAAAAAGAAAAGAACTTCTGGATTCTCTTCCGAAGATAGAGGCCAGGGCCGTTGCAAAATACATCCGCATTTCTCCAAGAAAGGCAAGGGCTGTTGCGAACACGATAAGAGGAAAGTCTGTTGAAGAGGCGTTCAGAATACTCGCCTTTTCACCGAAGAAGGCTGCCAGGATCATCGAAAAAGTCCTGAAATCGGCTGTTGCGAACGCTGAAAACAACTTCGGGCTCGATGCTGCCAATCTTTACGTTGCTGAGTGTTATGTGAACGACGGGCCAAGACTGAAGAGAATCTGGCCCAGAGGGCGAGGAAGGGCGGACATAATCAAAAAGAGAATGTCCCATATCACCGTCGTTGTAAGAGATCGCACCAGAGAAGAAGAGTACAGAAAGGCTCTGGAAGAACTGGAAAAAAGGATATCATCAGAAGAGTGA
- the rplX gene encoding 50S ribosomal protein L24, with translation MKMRIKKGDLVEVISGKDKGKRGKVLRVLPKEDKVIVEGVNMVKRHQRPIPQLREGGIIEREAPIYACKVMVVCPACDKRTRVGYRFTEDGKKVRYCKKCGEIIDKD, from the coding sequence ATGAAGATGAGGATAAAAAAGGGAGACTTGGTTGAGGTAATCTCCGGGAAAGATAAAGGTAAGAGAGGAAAGGTGCTCAGGGTTTTGCCGAAGGAGGACAAGGTGATAGTTGAGGGTGTGAACATGGTAAAGAGGCACCAGAGACCCATTCCGCAGCTTCGAGAAGGTGGAATCATAGAAAGAGAAGCACCGATTTATGCCTGCAAAGTTATGGTTGTCTGTCCTGCCTGTGACAAGAGAACAAGGGTGGGATACAGGTTTACCGAAGATGGAAAAAAGGTGAGATACTGTAAGAAGTGTGGTGAGATCATTGACAAAGACTGA
- the rpsH gene encoding 30S ribosomal protein S8: protein MWSDPIADMLTRIRNANMVFKEYTDIPASNLKRRICEILKREGFIADYKYIEDGKQGILRVYLKYKGGRKNRERVIHGIVRVSHAGRRVYVDKDHIPKVKNGLGIAILTTSKGVLTDKEARQLGVGGEVIAYVW, encoded by the coding sequence GTGTGGAGTGACCCAATCGCCGATATGCTAACGAGGATCAGAAATGCAAACATGGTTTTCAAAGAATACACCGATATACCTGCTTCCAATCTCAAAAGGAGAATATGTGAAATCTTGAAGAGGGAAGGTTTCATAGCAGATTACAAATACATCGAAGATGGCAAACAGGGTATACTGAGGGTTTATCTCAAATACAAAGGTGGCAGGAAAAACAGAGAAAGAGTTATCCATGGGATCGTCAGGGTTTCTCATGCAGGAAGGAGAGTCTACGTTGACAAAGACCATATACCCAAAGTGAAGAACGGTCTTGGAATAGCCATACTCACAACTTCTAAAGGTGTTCTCACGGACAAAGAAGCACGTCAACTTGGAGTCGGCGGAGAAGTAATCGCTTATGTCTGGTGA
- the rplF gene encoding 50S ribosomal protein L6 — translation MSRLAKKPIDIPQGVTVEVNDGTVKVKGPKGELVQDFLPYVKIEIEDGKVWIRPNEAQVRRKSDWRKVKMFQGTYWSLIRNMVIGVTEGYKKELEIVGIGYRAQLQGNTLVMNLGYAHPVVYEIPSDVKVEVPAPNRIVVSGIDKQRVGQVAAEIRAFRPPNVYTGKGIRYVGEVVRQKEGKKA, via the coding sequence ATGTCTCGACTCGCAAAAAAGCCTATAGACATCCCCCAGGGTGTCACTGTGGAAGTAAACGATGGTACTGTTAAAGTGAAGGGTCCTAAGGGAGAACTGGTACAAGACTTTCTCCCTTACGTGAAGATAGAAATTGAAGATGGAAAGGTATGGATAAGGCCGAACGAAGCTCAGGTCAGAAGAAAGTCCGACTGGAGAAAGGTGAAGATGTTCCAGGGGACTTACTGGTCTCTCATCAGGAACATGGTGATCGGTGTTACGGAAGGATACAAAAAGGAGCTAGAAATAGTAGGAATAGGTTACAGGGCCCAACTTCAGGGAAATACCCTTGTAATGAATCTTGGTTATGCACACCCTGTCGTCTACGAGATTCCGAGCGATGTGAAGGTAGAAGTTCCGGCACCGAACAGAATCGTTGTCTCCGGCATAGACAAACAGAGGGTAGGACAGGTGGCGGCCGAGATAAGAGCGTTCAGACCACCGAACGTTTACACTGGCAAGGGTATCAGATACGTTGGTGAAGTGGTGAGACAGAAGGAAGGTAAGAAAGCATAA
- the rplE gene encoding 50S ribosomal protein L5, with protein MRFEYVPLKEKYEKEIVPALMKEFNYKNIHQVPKLVKIVVNMGIGEGSRNYDIIEKHANELAKITGQKPVVTRARKSISNFKIRKGMPIGLKVTLRKAMMYNFLYKLINIVLPKVRDFRGLDPNSFDGRGNYSFGLSEQLVFPELSPDEVRRIQGMDITIVTTAKTDQEARRLLELFGMPFKRG; from the coding sequence ATGAGATTCGAATACGTTCCTCTGAAAGAAAAGTATGAAAAGGAAATTGTTCCGGCTTTGATGAAGGAGTTCAACTACAAGAATATTCATCAGGTGCCCAAACTGGTCAAGATTGTTGTTAACATGGGAATCGGTGAAGGATCCAGAAACTACGACATCATAGAAAAACACGCAAACGAACTTGCAAAGATCACCGGACAAAAGCCCGTTGTTACCAGGGCAAGAAAGAGTATATCCAATTTCAAGATAAGAAAGGGAATGCCCATAGGTCTCAAAGTCACCCTCAGAAAAGCCATGATGTACAACTTTCTCTACAAACTCATAAACATCGTTCTTCCAAAGGTGAGAGACTTCAGGGGACTGGATCCGAACTCTTTCGATGGAAGAGGGAACTACTCCTTTGGTCTCTCTGAACAGCTGGTGTTTCCAGAACTGAGCCCCGATGAAGTGAGAAGGATCCAGGGAATGGATATAACCATAGTCACAACTGCCAAGACGGACCAGGAAGCCAGAAGACTGCTTGAACTCTTTGGAATGCCTTTTAAAAGAGGATGA
- the rpsS gene encoding 30S ribosomal protein S19, with protein sequence MGRSKKKGPYVDRKLLEKIRKLNETGEKKVIKTWSRASMIIPEMVGHTIAVYNGMKHIPVYITENMIGHRLGEFAPTRRFGGHADKKAKKGELKK encoded by the coding sequence ATGGGTCGTTCCAAGAAAAAGGGCCCCTATGTAGATAGAAAACTTCTGGAAAAGATCAGAAAACTCAACGAAACTGGAGAAAAGAAAGTCATAAAGACCTGGAGCAGGGCTTCAATGATCATCCCAGAAATGGTCGGACACACGATTGCTGTTTACAACGGTATGAAGCACATACCGGTGTACATCACGGAGAACATGATAGGGCACAGACTGGGAGAGTTCGCTCCAACCAGAAGGTTTGGGGGTCATGCCGATAAAAAAGCCAAAAAAGGCGAGTTGAAGAAGTGA
- the rplB gene encoding 50S ribosomal protein L2, translating into MGLKRFKPVTPGRRFMVISDFSDITKTEPEKSLLAPLKKTGGRNHHGRITVRHRGGGHKRRYRIIDFKRYDKAGIPAKVLAIEYDPNRSARIALLLYADGEKRYILAPKGIKVGDTLMSGPDAEIKPGNALPLEKIPVGTLVHNVEFTPGKGGQIARAAGTYCQIMAKEGDYALLRMPSGELRKVHIKCYATVGVVGNEDHKNEVHGKAGRVRWLGRRPHVRGVAMNPVDHPHGGGEGRGKGHHPTSPWGLPTKGYKTRRGKRPSDKFIVRRRNEV; encoded by the coding sequence ATGGGACTCAAAAGATTCAAACCAGTTACCCCGGGCAGGCGTTTCATGGTAATCTCCGATTTTTCTGACATCACGAAAACAGAACCGGAAAAATCTCTGCTTGCGCCTCTCAAAAAGACCGGTGGAAGAAACCATCATGGAAGGATTACGGTAAGGCACAGAGGTGGCGGACACAAGAGAAGGTACAGGATCATAGATTTCAAAAGGTACGACAAAGCAGGCATTCCTGCAAAAGTTCTGGCCATCGAATACGATCCAAACAGATCCGCAAGAATTGCCCTTCTCCTCTACGCAGATGGAGAAAAGAGGTACATTCTCGCTCCAAAAGGAATAAAGGTTGGAGATACACTCATGAGTGGTCCTGATGCAGAAATAAAGCCCGGGAACGCTTTGCCACTGGAAAAGATTCCTGTTGGAACACTCGTGCACAATGTTGAATTCACTCCTGGAAAAGGAGGACAAATCGCAAGAGCGGCCGGGACCTACTGTCAGATCATGGCAAAAGAGGGAGATTACGCCCTTCTTAGAATGCCATCTGGAGAACTGAGAAAGGTGCATATCAAATGTTACGCAACGGTGGGTGTTGTTGGAAACGAAGATCACAAGAACGAAGTGCACGGAAAAGCAGGAAGGGTGAGGTGGCTTGGCAGAAGGCCTCATGTCAGAGGTGTTGCCATGAACCCGGTGGATCATCCACACGGTGGTGGTGAAGGAAGAGGTAAAGGACACCATCCAACCAGTCCATGGGGTCTGCCTACCAAAGGTTACAAGACAAGACGTGGAAAGAGACCTTCTGACAAGTTCATTGTCAGAAGAAGAAACGAGGTATAA
- the rpmD gene encoding 50S ribosomal protein L30: protein MPKKLKIKLVKSPIGYSWDQKDTVKRLGLKRMNQVVIKDDCPQIRGMIRKVRHLVEVEEIEEGGNEA from the coding sequence ATGCCTAAGAAGTTGAAAATAAAACTTGTGAAAAGCCCTATTGGTTATTCTTGGGATCAAAAAGACACGGTGAAAAGACTGGGGCTTAAGAGGATGAATCAAGTTGTTATCAAAGACGATTGCCCACAGATCAGGGGAATGATTAGAAAAGTAAGGCACCTCGTAGAGGTGGAAGAGATCGAGGAAGGGGGTAACGAAGCATGA
- the rpsC gene encoding 30S ribosomal protein S3, which produces MGQKVHPRGFRLGLSADWQAKWFNEKNYKEWLLEDEEIRKIIKNKYYHAGISEIYIERPDAERVNITVKTARPGIIIGRKGAEITNLREELEKRFNRRMVINIEEIKTPELDAQLVAESIASRIEKRASYKVAMKRAIMNAMRKGAQGIKVMVAGRLGGAEIARREWYLRGRLPLQKIKAIIDYGTAVAWTKYGTIGVKVWIYKGDADI; this is translated from the coding sequence GTGGGTCAGAAGGTGCACCCTCGAGGATTCAGGCTCGGGCTGAGCGCCGATTGGCAGGCAAAATGGTTCAACGAAAAAAACTACAAAGAATGGCTTCTTGAGGATGAAGAGATCAGAAAGATAATAAAAAACAAGTACTACCACGCTGGAATCAGTGAAATATACATAGAAAGACCCGATGCTGAAAGGGTCAACATCACGGTGAAAACCGCAAGACCTGGTATCATCATAGGAAGGAAAGGAGCAGAGATCACAAACCTGAGGGAGGAATTGGAGAAGAGGTTCAACAGAAGGATGGTCATCAACATCGAAGAAATAAAAACGCCCGAGCTCGATGCACAGCTTGTTGCCGAATCCATTGCTTCTCGTATAGAAAAGAGGGCATCGTACAAGGTGGCCATGAAGAGGGCTATCATGAACGCTATGAGGAAAGGTGCCCAGGGAATAAAGGTGATGGTTGCTGGAAGGCTTGGTGGGGCAGAAATAGCAAGGAGAGAGTGGTACCTCAGAGGAAGACTGCCCCTTCAGAAGATAAAGGCAATAATAGACTACGGAACTGCTGTTGCCTGGACGAAATACGGAACCATCGGTGTCAAGGTGTGGATTTACAAAGGAGACGCTGATATTTAA
- the rplD gene encoding 50S ribosomal protein L4: MAQVDLLNVKGEKVGSLEISDFVFNIDPNYDVMWRYVDMQLSNRRAGTASTKTRGEVSGGGRKPWPQKHTGRARHGSIRSPIWRHGGVAHGPKPRDWSKKLNKKMKRLALRSALSVKYRENKLLVLEDLKLEIPKTKSLKEILQNLNLADKKALIVLPWKEEGYVNVKLSGKNLPNVKVIIADNPNNSKNGEKAVRIDGLNVFDMLKYDYLILTRDMVAKIEEVLGNEARKALTA; encoded by the coding sequence ATGGCTCAGGTGGATCTTCTCAATGTGAAGGGAGAAAAAGTTGGTAGCCTTGAGATCAGTGATTTTGTTTTCAACATCGATCCTAACTACGATGTGATGTGGCGATACGTAGACATGCAGCTCTCCAACAGAAGAGCGGGCACCGCTTCCACAAAGACAAGAGGAGAGGTTTCCGGAGGCGGTCGAAAACCCTGGCCACAGAAACACACGGGAAGAGCCAGACACGGATCCATAAGATCTCCTATCTGGAGACACGGAGGAGTTGCCCACGGTCCAAAGCCCAGAGACTGGAGTAAGAAACTCAATAAGAAGATGAAGAGACTCGCTCTCCGTTCCGCACTGTCTGTCAAGTACAGAGAAAACAAACTTCTGGTGCTCGAAGATCTAAAACTTGAAATACCAAAAACAAAATCCCTGAAGGAAATCCTTCAGAACCTCAACCTTGCTGACAAGAAAGCGTTGATCGTTTTACCTTGGAAAGAAGAGGGTTATGTCAATGTGAAACTCTCTGGAAAGAATCTTCCAAACGTAAAGGTGATAATAGCGGACAACCCCAACAACAGTAAAAATGGTGAGAAAGCCGTAAGGATAGATGGTCTTAACGTTTTCGACATGCTCAAGTATGACTATCTGATCCTCACCAGGGATATGGTTGCTAAGATAGAGGAGGTGCTCGGAAATGAAGCAAGAAAAGCTCTCACTGCATGA